Proteins found in one Pseudoxanthomonas sp. SL93 genomic segment:
- a CDS encoding TonB-dependent receptor, which yields MKKLQSVPRKRVLTSALLFAMAGPAWAQQSAQETTTSTQTAAPQADATELDTIVVTGIRASLDASMNLKRDSQGVVDGIVAEDIGKFPDTNLAESLQRISGVSIDRTSSGEGSKVTVRGMGPDYNLVLFNGRQMPASNLGSGGAGSSTSRSFDFANVASEAISEIRVFKTGRADNPTGGIGATIDVRTARPLEADPVATFGLKAVNDSSNDNLPKTLQGSDFTGEMSGIFSQTYADGRFGIALSGSYQERDSGFNQASVADGWLTFYGDNSNSWQRLPLPGETYYDRIDNRPGPDDVYARPQNTGYSVNGVQRQRTNGQVTLQWAPTDNVTTTLDYSYVENKVQQQRSELSVWFNYGPGDSSWTDGPVAAPIIYSEDMTGADLSMGGMQLATKTQGDSLGFNVEWEVTDNFNLEFDYHNSSSESKPDSPLGSAGVLGVAAYVRGTTTVDYSGEIPIVNVVLPPGQTEVLASQALVTGSVFQNSYNKSEVEQLQANGRFEFGEYSGLDFGVSAIDVQNRSASAVMQRDTWGGVGTPADYDDSIWYTDHMSRYFEAFGNHNNPNWTDAFLVFDFERLRQAAIAESGCASCYQMPTEFTDDMRTTEKSKSAYVQWTTMFDWSMPLHVALGVRYEKTEVVSTALERVGETISWVAANELYVNYAAEQTFGRREGDYDYFLPNLDLKLDLSDSMVLRGSYSQTIGRPGWGAIRGGQQLANVVRITGGDGSRGDPALEPLLSDNFDLSFEWYYSEGSYFSVGYFRKDIENFISDTIVREEPFSLRTPVGGTYWNNALAAGCLPTDGDCIRTYIFANHAGDPGVDVAAGTITGQPGDPVAGFNITVPANQRSDTLDGWEINIQHLFWDSGFGLAANYTKVDSGLTFDNTDLGDQYPLVGLSDSANLVAFYDKGPWQIRAAYNWRDEFFNGVGGQGNNPNYVEEYGQLDMNVSYQVTPQLTLSLEGINLTDETMRTHARHENMVRFATQTGPRYMFGLRYRF from the coding sequence ATGAAGAAACTGCAGTCCGTTCCCAGGAAGCGGGTGCTGACATCCGCGTTGCTGTTCGCCATGGCCGGTCCCGCATGGGCCCAGCAGTCAGCACAGGAAACCACCACCAGCACGCAGACCGCCGCTCCGCAGGCCGATGCCACCGAGCTGGACACGATCGTCGTGACCGGCATCCGGGCGAGCCTTGATGCGTCGATGAATCTCAAGCGGGATTCGCAGGGCGTGGTCGACGGCATCGTCGCCGAGGACATCGGCAAGTTCCCGGACACCAACCTGGCCGAATCGCTGCAGCGCATCAGTGGTGTGTCGATCGACCGCACGTCCAGCGGCGAGGGCTCCAAGGTCACCGTGCGCGGCATGGGTCCGGACTACAACCTGGTGCTGTTCAACGGCCGCCAGATGCCGGCATCCAACCTCGGCAGCGGTGGCGCGGGTTCGTCCACCTCGCGCTCGTTCGACTTCGCCAACGTGGCCAGTGAAGCGATTTCGGAGATCCGCGTCTTCAAGACCGGTCGTGCCGACAACCCCACGGGCGGCATCGGTGCCACCATCGACGTCAGGACGGCGCGTCCGCTGGAGGCCGATCCGGTCGCGACGTTCGGCCTGAAGGCGGTCAACGACAGCTCCAACGACAACCTGCCGAAGACCTTGCAGGGCAGCGATTTCACCGGTGAGATGTCGGGCATCTTCAGCCAGACCTATGCCGACGGCCGATTCGGCATCGCGCTGAGCGGCAGCTACCAGGAACGCGACTCCGGCTTCAACCAGGCGTCGGTGGCCGATGGCTGGCTGACGTTCTACGGCGACAACTCGAACAGCTGGCAGCGCCTGCCGCTGCCGGGCGAGACCTACTACGACCGCATCGATAACCGTCCCGGTCCGGATGACGTCTATGCGCGTCCGCAGAACACCGGCTACAGCGTCAACGGCGTGCAGCGCCAGCGCACCAACGGCCAGGTGACCCTGCAGTGGGCACCGACCGACAACGTGACCACCACGCTGGATTACAGCTACGTCGAGAACAAGGTGCAGCAGCAGCGCAGCGAGTTGTCGGTGTGGTTCAACTACGGACCGGGCGACAGCTCGTGGACCGATGGTCCCGTCGCCGCCCCGATCATCTATTCGGAAGACATGACGGGCGCCGACCTGTCGATGGGCGGCATGCAGCTGGCGACCAAGACCCAGGGCGATTCGCTTGGCTTCAACGTCGAGTGGGAAGTCACCGACAACTTCAACCTGGAATTCGACTACCACAACTCCAGCTCCGAATCGAAGCCGGACAGTCCGCTCGGGTCGGCCGGCGTGCTCGGCGTGGCCGCCTACGTGCGCGGCACCACCACGGTGGACTACAGCGGCGAGATCCCGATCGTCAACGTCGTGCTGCCGCCGGGCCAGACCGAGGTGCTTGCATCCCAGGCACTGGTCACCGGTTCGGTGTTCCAGAACAGCTACAACAAATCCGAGGTCGAGCAGCTGCAGGCCAATGGCCGCTTCGAGTTCGGCGAGTACTCCGGGCTGGATTTCGGCGTGTCGGCCATCGACGTGCAGAACCGCTCGGCATCGGCGGTGATGCAGCGCGACACGTGGGGCGGCGTGGGTACGCCGGCCGACTACGACGACAGCATCTGGTACACCGACCACATGTCGCGCTACTTCGAGGCGTTCGGCAACCACAACAACCCCAACTGGACCGATGCCTTCCTGGTGTTCGACTTTGAACGCCTGCGCCAGGCGGCGATCGCCGAATCCGGCTGTGCAAGCTGCTACCAGATGCCCACCGAGTTCACCGACGACATGCGCACGACCGAGAAGTCGAAGAGCGCGTACGTGCAGTGGACGACGATGTTCGACTGGTCCATGCCGCTGCACGTGGCGCTGGGCGTCCGTTACGAGAAGACGGAAGTCGTCTCCACCGCGCTCGAGCGCGTGGGCGAGACCATCTCCTGGGTGGCGGCGAACGAGCTGTACGTCAACTACGCCGCTGAGCAGACTTTCGGCCGGCGCGAGGGCGACTACGACTACTTCCTGCCGAACCTGGACCTGAAGCTGGATCTCAGCGACAGCATGGTGCTGCGCGGCAGCTACAGCCAGACCATCGGCCGCCCCGGCTGGGGTGCGATCCGAGGCGGCCAGCAGCTGGCCAACGTCGTGCGCATCACCGGCGGCGACGGCAGCCGTGGCGACCCGGCGCTGGAGCCGCTGCTGTCGGACAACTTCGACCTGTCGTTCGAGTGGTACTACAGCGAGGGCAGCTACTTCTCGGTGGGCTACTTCCGCAAGGACATCGAGAACTTCATCAGCGACACCATCGTGCGTGAAGAGCCGTTCTCGCTGCGTACGCCGGTGGGCGGTACCTACTGGAACAACGCGCTTGCGGCCGGCTGCCTGCCGACCGACGGCGACTGCATCCGGACCTACATCTTCGCCAACCATGCCGGTGATCCTGGCGTTGACGTGGCGGCAGGCACCATCACGGGCCAGCCGGGCGATCCGGTCGCGGGCTTCAACATCACCGTGCCGGCCAACCAGCGCTCGGATACGCTCGATGGTTGGGAAATCAACATCCAGCACCTGTTCTGGGACAGCGGCTTCGGCCTGGCGGCGAACTACACCAAGGTCGATTCGGGCCTGACGTTCGACAACACCGATCTGGGCGACCAGTACCCGCTGGTGGGCCTGAGCGACTCGGCCAACCTGGTGGCGTTCTACGACAAGGGGCCGTGGCAGATCCGTGCGGCATACAACTGGCGCGACGAGTTCTTCAACGGCGTGGGCGGGCAGGGCAACAACCCGAACTACGTCGAGGAGTACGGCCAGCTCGACATGAACGTCAGCTACCAGGTCACGCCGCAGCTCACCCTCAGCCTGGAAGGCATCAACCTGACCGACGAGACGATGCGCACGCACGCCCGCCACGAGAACATGGTGCGGTTCGCCACGCAGACGGGTCCACGCTACATGTTCGGCCTGCGCTACCGCTTCTGA
- a CDS encoding energy transducer TonB yields the protein MKRTTQVAIVLAISMLLVACGEQAPQPGITASPAVDADSLPEPVGDDDAGSLHERAAQALADHRMVSPAGRNAVEYYLAARQEEAADGRAQAALLELQPYLLIAVEQALGRGDAPEAARLLSLVARIDTHAPALPRLKAALAGLQLEQMEKAQREATADAPSPTLPAAGLAPVPAPVSATTAVTTSPAQSAPLSAAPREAASVDAVPATAAPASPARAPDVGASAAPAVTPRAVATRTPRLLQDVPPRYPLPALRAGMEGQAEVAFTIQPDGSVRNVQLVSSTPPGVFDASAVAVAQRWRFEATGQVHALRRTVLFRLPAGEAGGG from the coding sequence ATGAAGCGAACGACGCAGGTGGCCATCGTGTTGGCCATCTCCATGCTGCTGGTTGCCTGCGGGGAGCAGGCACCGCAGCCCGGCATAACGGCATCGCCTGCGGTCGACGCGGATTCGCTGCCCGAACCGGTGGGCGACGATGACGCGGGATCCCTGCACGAGCGCGCCGCGCAGGCATTGGCCGACCATCGCATGGTGTCGCCGGCGGGGCGCAATGCGGTGGAGTACTACCTGGCCGCCCGCCAGGAAGAGGCGGCTGATGGCCGCGCGCAGGCCGCCCTGCTGGAACTGCAGCCCTATCTGCTGATCGCGGTGGAGCAGGCATTGGGGCGCGGGGATGCCCCCGAGGCCGCCCGCCTGCTGTCGCTGGTCGCGCGCATCGACACGCATGCCCCTGCCTTGCCACGCTTGAAAGCGGCGCTGGCCGGCCTGCAGCTTGAGCAGATGGAGAAGGCGCAGCGCGAAGCCACGGCGGATGCGCCATCGCCAACGCTTCCCGCAGCGGGGCTTGCACCTGTACCCGCTCCCGTCAGCGCCACTACCGCCGTGACCACCTCACCTGCGCAGAGCGCCCCGCTGTCGGCCGCGCCGCGCGAGGCAGCCAGCGTGGATGCCGTACCCGCAACAGCGGCGCCCGCATCGCCGGCGCGTGCGCCAGACGTCGGCGCCAGTGCCGCGCCCGCCGTGACGCCCCGCGCCGTGGCGACGCGTACGCCGCGCCTGCTGCAGGATGTGCCGCCGCGCTATCCGTTGCCGGCCCTGCGCGCCGGCATGGAAGGCCAGGCCGAAGTGGCCTTCACCATCCAGCCCGACGGCAGTGTGCGCAACGTGCAGCTGGTGTCTTCCACACCGCCCGGCGTGTTCGATGCCTCCGCCGTGGCGGTGGCGCAGCGCTGGCGCTTTGAAGCCACCGGACAGGTGCATGCGCTCCGCCGCACCGTGCTGTTCCGCCTGCCCGCCGGTGAAGCCGGCGGCGGCTGA
- a CDS encoding alpha/beta hydrolase, with amino-acid sequence MNDITAASLLDTVEQETGPSPQWSVLWLHGLGADGHDFAPLVPELVRPGWPALRFVFPHAPVRAVTINNGVRMRAWYDIVGMDFPTRADSAGIEESIVQVEALIAREQARGIAPERLLLAGFSQGGAITLAAGLRRQVPLAGLIALSTYLPAAGSAAAHLAQGANTQPVFMAHGTGDPVIPLMYAEQSAQALKGLGFDTQWQRYPMAHQVCAEEIRDLGDWMQRRFAL; translated from the coding sequence ATGAACGACATCACTGCTGCTTCCCTGCTGGACACGGTCGAACAGGAAACCGGCCCCTCACCGCAATGGTCGGTGTTGTGGCTGCATGGCCTGGGCGCGGACGGACACGATTTCGCCCCGCTGGTGCCGGAACTGGTACGCCCCGGCTGGCCCGCGCTGCGCTTCGTGTTCCCGCACGCACCCGTGCGCGCGGTGACCATCAACAATGGCGTGCGCATGCGCGCCTGGTACGACATCGTGGGCATGGATTTCCCGACCCGCGCCGACAGTGCCGGCATCGAGGAATCCATCGTGCAGGTGGAGGCGTTGATCGCGCGCGAACAGGCGCGCGGCATCGCCCCCGAACGCCTGCTGCTGGCGGGCTTCTCGCAGGGTGGCGCCATCACGCTGGCGGCCGGCCTGCGCAGGCAGGTGCCGCTGGCGGGCCTGATCGCGTTGTCCACCTACCTGCCCGCTGCGGGCAGTGCCGCCGCACACCTGGCACAGGGCGCCAACACGCAGCCGGTCTTCATGGCCCACGGCACGGGTGATCCCGTGATCCCGCTGATGTATGCCGAACAGAGCGCGCAGGCGCTCAAAGGGCTCGGTTTCGATACGCAATGGCAGCGGTATCCGATGGCCCACCAGGTCTGCGCGGAGGAAATCCGTGACCTGGGTGACTGGATGCAGCGGCGTTTTGCGTTGTAA
- a CDS encoding NAD-dependent protein deacetylase, whose product MIDERLESFITTHRRIFVLTGAGCSTDSGIPDYRDAEGGWKRAQPVTYQAFMGEAATRRRYWARSLVGWPRIASARPNVAHRALAQLEERGQCELLLTQNVDGLHQAAGSHAVVDLHGRLDMVRCMACEQRTPRADLQRRLVERNPAWAALVADTAPDGDADLEGRDFDAFDVPECEACGGVLKPDVVFFGENVPQERVRTAMDHLQQADAMLVVGSSLMVWSGFRFVHAAVREGIPVGAVNLGRTRGDDLLRFRVAAPCGPALSFLLEAAASAPAR is encoded by the coding sequence ATGATCGACGAGCGACTGGAAAGTTTCATCACCACCCACCGGCGCATCTTCGTGCTGACCGGCGCGGGCTGCAGCACCGATTCCGGCATCCCGGATTACCGCGACGCCGAAGGCGGCTGGAAGCGCGCGCAACCGGTGACCTACCAGGCTTTCATGGGCGAGGCCGCCACCCGCCGGCGCTACTGGGCGCGCAGCCTGGTCGGCTGGCCACGCATCGCGTCGGCGCGGCCCAACGTCGCGCACCGCGCCCTCGCGCAGCTGGAAGAGCGGGGCCAGTGCGAGCTGCTGCTGACGCAGAACGTCGATGGCCTGCACCAGGCTGCCGGCAGCCATGCGGTCGTGGATCTGCACGGCCGGCTGGACATGGTGCGTTGCATGGCCTGCGAACAGCGCACGCCGCGCGCCGACCTGCAGCGGCGGCTGGTGGAGCGCAATCCGGCCTGGGCCGCTCTCGTCGCGGACACCGCACCGGATGGCGACGCCGACCTGGAGGGCCGCGACTTCGATGCCTTCGATGTTCCCGAATGCGAGGCCTGTGGCGGCGTGCTGAAGCCGGACGTGGTGTTCTTCGGTGAGAACGTGCCGCAGGAACGGGTGAGAACCGCGATGGACCACCTGCAGCAGGCCGACGCGATGCTGGTGGTCGGGTCCTCGCTGATGGTCTGGTCGGGGTTCCGCTTCGTGCACGCGGCGGTGCGGGAAGGCATCCCGGTGGGGGCGGTCAACCTGGGGCGCACACGCGGGGATGACCTGCTCCGCTTCCGGGTCGCCGCGCCGTGCGGGCCGGCGTTGTCGTTCCTGCTGGAGGCGGCGGCCAGCGCACCCGCGCGATGA
- a CDS encoding cupin-like domain-containing protein, with amino-acid sequence MPAIEPIEEVTGIDPGSLPEELLRSSRPRVLRGLVAQWPMVQAARASASAAIDYLKRFDHGGMPVVATIAPPEAAGRVFYNEDLSGFNFRREQVPLAVALDTLRKYLEATAPPSIYVASTTLDTFLPGFRDENKVDLGGRDPLASIWIGNRSRIAAHQDVPDNLACVVAGHRRVTLFPPEQLKNLYVGPLDHTPAGQAVSLVDFAAPDHVRFPRFAEALRHARGALLAPGDAVFIPSMWWHHMEGLDAFNVLVNYWWRQSPSWMDTPMNALMLAIMSVRDLPPAERAIWKDVFAHYVFDYDEAEDAGHIPASARRVLSPIDEARARHLRALLLQRLNR; translated from the coding sequence CTGCCGGCCATTGAACCCATCGAGGAGGTCACCGGCATCGATCCGGGATCGTTGCCGGAGGAGCTGCTGCGTTCCTCCCGCCCCAGGGTGCTGCGTGGACTGGTGGCGCAATGGCCGATGGTGCAGGCCGCCCGCGCGTCGGCAAGCGCGGCCATCGATTATCTGAAGCGTTTCGACCATGGCGGCATGCCGGTGGTGGCGACGATCGCGCCACCCGAGGCCGCGGGCCGCGTGTTCTACAACGAGGACCTGAGCGGCTTCAATTTCCGCCGCGAACAGGTACCGCTGGCCGTCGCGCTGGACACGCTGCGCAAGTACCTGGAGGCCACGGCGCCGCCGTCCATCTACGTGGCTTCGACCACGCTGGATACGTTCCTGCCCGGTTTCCGCGACGAGAACAAGGTCGATCTTGGCGGGCGCGACCCGCTCGCCAGCATCTGGATCGGCAACCGCAGCCGCATCGCGGCCCACCAGGACGTGCCGGACAACCTGGCCTGCGTGGTGGCGGGACATCGGCGGGTGACCCTGTTCCCGCCGGAACAGTTGAAGAACCTCTATGTCGGCCCGCTCGACCACACGCCCGCCGGGCAGGCGGTGAGCCTGGTGGATTTCGCGGCGCCGGACCACGTGCGTTTCCCGCGCTTCGCCGAAGCCCTGCGACACGCAAGGGGTGCGTTGCTGGCGCCCGGCGATGCCGTGTTCATCCCGAGCATGTGGTGGCACCACATGGAGGGCCTGGATGCGTTCAACGTGCTGGTCAACTACTGGTGGCGGCAGTCGCCATCGTGGATGGACACGCCGATGAACGCGCTGATGCTCGCCATCATGAGTGTGCGCGACCTGCCGCCCGCCGAACGCGCCATCTGGAAGGACGTCTTCGCACACTACGTCTTCGACTACGACGAGGCCGAGGACGCAGGCCACATCCCCGCATCCGCGCGCCGCGTGCTCTCGCCCATCGACGAGGCCCGCGCCCGCCACCTTCGCGCGCTGCTGCTGCAGCGCCTCAACCGCTGA
- a CDS encoding EAL domain-containing protein, with protein sequence MRPTAAVIEPLVPTSVQDALMVVDHSDNAVVVCDDAARITYVNQGFVRMLGYTPDEVIGRRPSDFLVGPHTDPDTLEWVRGQLHSQQGYRTELLAYAKSGVPLWISAVVNPVYDAERKVRNILGIYTDITHSKLHEELHRKVLGAIVREQPIGEVLTQVCREVEKIMPEAVATVIGLDDYGRLHPLAAPSLPDEIAAVIEGEMAGPMVGACGSAAWSGQPVLSTDIERDPRWQAYKAPFLKLGIRACWSSPIKAHDGRVLGTFALYYWENRAPDDFHQRVADVCLHLCALALERERTRAHMHKLSFYDTLTGLPNRMLFNNKAEQMLLTAARHDATAAVLFIDIDRFKIVNDTQGHAAGDALLRELARRLGAELGDGDVVARLAGDEFIIALPECSAEEAANLADRLLARLSQPVNAGRMMMTPQASVGVAMFPGDGWDVDSLVRHADIAMYRAKSEGGSRIVFYSLEMNQAMQERLALESALRDAVRSGQLRLHYQPQVEMGPDTRLHGVEALLRWRHPEIGEISPSTFVPMAEECGLIDELGRWTLEEACTQMADWRRRGVAVPRVSVNLSAINFEQQDLPAFIGNVLGKSGLTPAELMIEVTESVMLAEKPEVLGNIDALHRMGVPLSIDDFGTGYSSLSHLHRLPVSEVKLDMSFVRDLEHSAAARSLTTSVLRIGESLSLKVVAEGVENEAQRAVLASLNCAVLQGYFVSRPLSPHSLERWISLNSTE encoded by the coding sequence GTGAGGCCAACCGCAGCTGTCATCGAGCCGCTCGTTCCGACGTCCGTGCAGGACGCGCTGATGGTCGTCGACCACAGCGACAACGCCGTGGTCGTCTGCGACGACGCCGCCCGCATCACTTACGTCAACCAGGGTTTCGTGCGGATGCTGGGCTATACGCCCGACGAAGTCATCGGCCGCCGGCCCAGCGATTTCCTGGTGGGCCCGCACACCGATCCGGACACGCTGGAATGGGTGCGCGGACAACTGCACTCGCAGCAGGGATACCGCACCGAGCTGCTGGCCTATGCGAAGAGCGGCGTGCCGCTGTGGATCTCGGCGGTGGTCAATCCGGTCTACGACGCCGAACGCAAGGTGCGCAACATCCTCGGCATCTACACCGACATCACCCACAGCAAGCTGCACGAAGAGCTGCACCGCAAGGTACTGGGCGCGATCGTCCGCGAACAGCCGATCGGCGAGGTGCTGACGCAGGTCTGCCGCGAAGTGGAAAAGATCATGCCGGAGGCCGTGGCCACGGTGATCGGGCTGGACGACTACGGGCGCCTGCATCCGCTCGCCGCCCCCAGCCTGCCGGACGAGATCGCCGCGGTGATCGAAGGCGAGATGGCGGGCCCGATGGTCGGTGCCTGCGGAAGCGCCGCGTGGAGCGGGCAGCCGGTGCTGAGCACGGACATCGAACGCGATCCGCGCTGGCAGGCCTACAAGGCGCCGTTCCTGAAACTCGGCATCCGCGCGTGCTGGTCAAGCCCCATCAAGGCGCACGACGGCCGCGTGCTCGGTACGTTCGCGCTGTACTACTGGGAAAACCGCGCACCGGACGATTTCCACCAGCGCGTGGCCGACGTCTGCCTGCACCTGTGCGCCCTGGCACTGGAGCGCGAGCGCACGCGCGCCCACATGCACAAGCTGTCGTTCTACGACACGCTGACCGGCTTGCCCAACCGCATGCTCTTCAACAACAAGGCCGAGCAGATGCTGCTGACGGCCGCGCGGCACGACGCGACGGCCGCAGTGCTGTTCATCGACATCGACCGCTTCAAGATCGTCAACGACACGCAGGGACACGCCGCCGGCGACGCGCTGCTGCGCGAACTGGCCAGGCGCCTGGGCGCTGAGCTCGGCGACGGCGACGTGGTGGCGCGCCTGGCCGGCGACGAGTTCATCATCGCCCTGCCCGAATGCAGCGCCGAAGAGGCCGCCAACCTGGCCGACCGCCTGCTGGCGCGACTCTCGCAACCCGTCAACGCCGGCCGCATGATGATGACGCCCCAGGCCAGCGTGGGCGTGGCGATGTTCCCCGGCGATGGCTGGGACGTGGATTCGCTGGTGCGCCATGCCGACATCGCCATGTACCGCGCCAAATCGGAAGGCGGCAGTCGCATCGTGTTCTACAGCCTGGAAATGAACCAGGCCATGCAGGAACGGTTGGCGCTGGAATCCGCACTTCGCGACGCCGTGCGCAGTGGTCAGCTGCGGCTGCACTACCAGCCGCAGGTGGAGATGGGCCCGGACACCAGGCTGCATGGCGTGGAAGCGCTGCTGCGCTGGCGCCACCCGGAAATCGGCGAGATCTCGCCGAGCACCTTCGTGCCGATGGCCGAAGAATGCGGACTGATCGATGAGCTGGGCCGCTGGACGCTGGAGGAAGCCTGCACGCAGATGGCCGACTGGCGGCGACGCGGCGTGGCCGTGCCGCGCGTGTCGGTGAACCTCTCCGCGATCAACTTCGAACAGCAGGACCTGCCCGCCTTCATCGGCAACGTGCTGGGCAAGTCGGGCCTGACGCCGGCGGAACTGATGATCGAGGTCACCGAGAGCGTGATGCTGGCGGAGAAGCCCGAGGTGCTCGGCAATATCGATGCCCTGCACCGGATGGGCGTGCCGCTGTCCATCGACGACTTCGGCACCGGCTATTCCAGCCTCAGCCACCTGCACCGCCTGCCGGTCAGCGAGGTCAAGCTGGACATGAGTTTCGTGCGCGACCTGGAGCACAGTGCGGCGGCACGTTCGCTGACCACGTCGGTGCTGCGCATCGGCGAAAGCCTGTCGCTGAAGGTGGTGGCCGAAGGCGTCGAGAACGAAGCCCAGCGCGCGGTACTGGCGTCGCTTAACTGCGCGGTGCTGCAGGGCTACTTCGTCTCGCGTCCGCTCTCGCCGCATTCGCTCGAGCGCTGGATCAGTCTCAACAGCACCGAATGA
- a CDS encoding SapC family protein translates to MSNHVLLSNVEHMHLRVDAGHGAALGDEVMQALTFPDEFRNVQAHYPIVFRRDAGGGFQPLALFGLHEGANLFLQGDRWDATYIPLSVQRQPFLIGIAGEERLIHIDLDHPRVRSGQGEVLFREYGGTTEFLERIKSVLSGLHDGVVATPSFIEALLRHQLLESFVLDVQLDDGSHNRLVGFHTIDEARLQALDGAALECLARDGHLLPIYMVLASVSRFRDLIERMNRRRAAGH, encoded by the coding sequence ATGAGCAACCACGTCCTGTTGAGCAACGTCGAGCACATGCACCTGCGGGTGGACGCTGGCCACGGGGCGGCCCTCGGCGATGAGGTGATGCAGGCGCTGACGTTCCCGGACGAGTTCCGCAACGTGCAGGCGCACTATCCCATCGTGTTCCGTCGCGATGCAGGCGGGGGCTTCCAGCCGCTGGCCCTGTTCGGCCTGCACGAAGGTGCCAATCTTTTCCTGCAGGGCGACCGCTGGGATGCGACCTACATTCCGCTGTCGGTGCAGCGGCAACCGTTCCTGATCGGCATCGCCGGCGAGGAACGCCTGATCCACATCGACCTGGACCATCCGCGCGTGCGCAGCGGCCAGGGCGAGGTGTTGTTCCGCGAGTACGGCGGAACCACCGAGTTCCTCGAGCGCATCAAGTCGGTGCTGTCGGGCCTGCATGACGGTGTCGTCGCCACGCCGTCCTTCATCGAAGCGCTGCTGCGGCACCAGTTGCTGGAGTCGTTCGTGCTGGATGTCCAGCTGGACGACGGGTCGCACAACCGGCTGGTCGGTTTCCATACCATCGACGAGGCACGGCTGCAGGCACTGGACGGCGCGGCGCTGGAATGCCTCGCGCGCGATGGGCACCTGTTGCCGATCTACATGGTGCTGGCCTCTGTGTCGCGTTTCCGCGACCTGATCGAGCGGATGAACCGCCGCCGTGCTGCCGGCCATTGA
- a CDS encoding tryptophan halogenase family protein, producing MQNHDTAVSPRPVKRVVIAGGGTAGWMAAAALSKTLGKTLDITLVESEEIGTVGVGEATIPTLVVFHRLLDIKEQDFMAAVQGTVKLGISFENWKDVDHRYIHSFGISGKDHWSAGFQHFWLRGRQEGLASEYSDYCIELQAALQDRFSHLPRYHVNYAYHMDAALYARFLRDFSQRHGCRRIEGKIVDVAKDEHGGVASIRLERGEVIEGDLFIDCTGFRALLIGQALGVGYTDWSQWLFNDSALATQTTAVRDAVPYTRAIAGTAGWQWRIPLQHRVGNGIVYSSRYMSDDEAREQFLSSVEGEVIKQPWPIRFKPGQRQQCWAKNVVALGLAGSFIEPLESTTIHLIQRGIVRLLQTFPRVITQPAIDEYNARLDEELQHVRDFVVMHYCVSDRRDTPYWRDIAAMEIPATLRHRIELFRETGTVFHVPGELFGENSWIQVMMGQGIVPRQHHPTADVMARDDLKRFLDDIRANVLGTVRQMPAHMDYLRAYCPAPRP from the coding sequence ATGCAGAACCACGACACCGCCGTCAGTCCCCGCCCCGTCAAGCGCGTCGTCATCGCCGGCGGCGGGACGGCGGGCTGGATGGCGGCGGCTGCCCTGTCGAAGACATTGGGCAAGACCCTGGACATCACCCTGGTGGAGTCCGAGGAAATCGGCACCGTCGGCGTGGGCGAAGCCACCATCCCCACCTTGGTGGTCTTCCACCGGCTGCTGGACATCAAGGAGCAGGATTTCATGGCGGCCGTGCAGGGCACGGTGAAGCTGGGCATCTCCTTCGAGAACTGGAAGGACGTCGACCACCGCTACATCCACTCTTTCGGCATCAGCGGCAAGGACCACTGGTCCGCGGGCTTCCAGCATTTCTGGCTGCGCGGGCGGCAGGAGGGGCTGGCAAGCGAGTACAGCGACTACTGCATCGAACTGCAGGCCGCGCTGCAGGATCGTTTCTCCCATCTGCCGCGCTACCACGTCAACTACGCGTACCACATGGATGCGGCGCTGTATGCACGCTTCCTGCGCGATTTCAGCCAACGCCATGGCTGCAGGCGCATCGAAGGCAAGATCGTGGATGTGGCCAAGGACGAGCACGGTGGCGTCGCGTCGATCCGGCTGGAGCGCGGCGAGGTGATCGAAGGCGATCTCTTCATCGACTGCACCGGCTTCCGCGCGCTGCTGATCGGGCAGGCACTGGGCGTGGGCTACACGGATTGGTCGCAGTGGCTCTTCAACGACAGCGCGCTGGCCACGCAGACGACGGCGGTGCGCGACGCGGTGCCCTACACGCGAGCGATCGCCGGCACGGCGGGCTGGCAATGGCGCATCCCGCTGCAGCACCGCGTGGGCAATGGCATCGTCTATTCCAGCCGCTACATGAGCGATGACGAAGCGCGCGAGCAGTTCCTGTCCAGCGTGGAAGGCGAGGTCATCAAGCAGCCGTGGCCGATCCGCTTCAAGCCCGGCCAGCGCCAGCAGTGCTGGGCGAAGAACGTGGTGGCCCTGGGCCTGGCTGGCAGCTTCATCGAGCCGCTGGAATCGACCACCATCCACCTGATCCAGCGCGGCATCGTGCGCCTGCTGCAGACCTTCCCGCGCGTGATCACCCAGCCGGCGATCGACGAATACAACGCCCGGCTGGATGAGGAGCTCCAGCACGTGCGCGATTTCGTCGTGATGCACTACTGCGTCAGCGACCGTCGCGACACGCCGTACTGGCGCGACATCGCGGCGATGGAGATTCCCGCAACGCTGCGTCATCGCATCGAGCTGTTCCGCGAAACGGGGACGGTGTTCCACGTACCCGGCGAACTGTTCGGCGAGAACTCCTGGATCCAGGTGATGATGGGGCAGGGCATCGTGCCGCGGCAGCATCATCCGACCGCGGACGTCATGGCACGGGACGACCTGAAGCGCTTCCTCGACGACATCCGTGCCAACGTGCTCGGCACGGTGCGGCAGATGCCGGCCCACATGGACTACCTGCGCGCGTACTGTCCCGCCCCCAGGCCCTGA